The following proteins are co-located in the Paludibaculum fermentans genome:
- a CDS encoding serine/threonine-protein kinase — protein MAPHQPDRTAEIFDRLLDLPVEQRGAALAAECHGDSELCARVEALLRADEAAAARTLWQGSALDAQAKLVARHDPDAQAGLRLGAYRVVKTLGQGGMGTVYLAVRDDDAYEKRVAIKLIQHGLDSEEALRRFRSERQILAQMEHPNIARLIDGGNTADGLPYLVMEHVNGIPLDEYARRNQLPLSRKLELFGQVCSAVQYAHRSLVVHRDLKPANILVDGDGVPKLLDFGIATLVGPQEFTVAHAAMTPGYASPEQLRGRNVTTSADVFALGVLLFELLTGAKPFHCEAHTPEQLAQAVERHWPVHAAGLGRDWQAIFRRALAPDVELRYESAAELLRDVNAWRGGQPVAARSGGRVYRTLRLISRNRLAAAAVAVALTALVAGIITTSIQARRAERRFNEVRSLANSLLFEFYDSVKDVPGSTAARELLVKRAREYLDSLAADRAGDETLQRELAEAYWKLGNIQGQPYGQNVGDSSGAIESYRKSQQILEGCLRDAPGDRAASLDLVHTLQAQGPGLIRLGRTADAETSIRRASVVAQGLLNQDPANSKLTEEVAQCLRQLGNAVAVRASIQNDRQLHLEALKIYRQALVLQQKLTAAAPESLGLRMRLGSSMTYVGYALQALAASSGDRSLAVEALDLQRRSLEIFRQVAESAPKEAGLQRNLGDAWNNYGAAQSLNLQWEPAIDSHRAALRIHSGLAAADPRNIEAKRDLVETHRLLSKALWAGGHRAEGRAMGEQALREYQVLQALDPSDAENQRLLNAAMNELQPMRQ, from the coding sequence GTGGCTCCGCACCAGCCCGACAGGACCGCTGAGATCTTCGACCGGCTGCTGGACTTGCCCGTGGAGCAGCGCGGCGCCGCGCTGGCTGCGGAGTGTCACGGCGACAGCGAACTCTGCGCTCGCGTAGAAGCCCTGTTGAGAGCGGATGAGGCCGCGGCGGCGCGCACCCTCTGGCAGGGCTCGGCCCTCGACGCACAGGCCAAGCTGGTCGCGCGCCACGACCCGGATGCCCAGGCCGGCTTGCGGCTGGGCGCCTACCGCGTGGTGAAAACTCTAGGCCAGGGCGGCATGGGCACCGTCTACCTGGCCGTCCGGGATGACGACGCCTACGAGAAGCGGGTGGCCATCAAGCTCATCCAGCATGGTTTGGACAGTGAGGAGGCTCTGCGCCGTTTCCGGTCTGAGCGTCAGATCCTGGCCCAGATGGAGCACCCGAATATCGCCCGTCTCATCGATGGCGGGAACACCGCTGACGGGCTGCCCTATCTCGTGATGGAGCACGTCAATGGCATCCCCCTAGACGAGTACGCCCGGCGGAATCAGTTGCCGCTCAGCCGCAAGCTGGAACTCTTCGGCCAAGTCTGTTCGGCCGTGCAATACGCGCATCGCAGCCTGGTGGTGCACCGCGACCTGAAACCAGCCAACATCCTGGTGGATGGCGACGGAGTGCCCAAACTGCTGGATTTCGGCATTGCCACGCTAGTCGGACCCCAGGAGTTCACGGTTGCGCATGCAGCCATGACGCCCGGCTACGCCAGTCCGGAACAACTCCGGGGCCGGAACGTCACCACTTCGGCTGACGTCTTTGCCCTCGGCGTCCTGTTGTTCGAGCTCCTCACGGGCGCCAAGCCCTTTCACTGTGAGGCACACACTCCGGAGCAGTTGGCCCAGGCCGTAGAGCGGCATTGGCCGGTCCATGCGGCAGGCCTGGGCCGCGATTGGCAGGCCATCTTCCGACGCGCCCTGGCGCCCGATGTGGAACTCCGCTACGAATCCGCCGCCGAATTGCTGCGCGATGTGAACGCCTGGCGGGGCGGCCAGCCTGTCGCCGCCCGCAGCGGGGGGCGTGTCTACCGGACGTTGCGGCTCATCAGCCGGAATCGCCTCGCGGCCGCAGCCGTCGCCGTGGCGCTCACCGCGCTGGTTGCCGGCATCATCACCACCTCGATTCAGGCGCGCCGGGCGGAACGCCGCTTCAACGAAGTGCGGAGCCTGGCAAACTCGCTCCTCTTTGAGTTCTACGATTCCGTGAAAGACGTGCCGGGCTCCACCGCCGCCCGGGAGCTTCTGGTGAAGCGGGCCCGAGAGTATCTCGATAGTCTGGCGGCCGACCGCGCAGGCGACGAAACTCTACAGCGCGAGCTCGCCGAAGCCTACTGGAAGCTGGGGAACATCCAGGGCCAGCCCTATGGCCAGAATGTCGGCGACTCCTCGGGAGCCATCGAGAGTTACCGGAAATCACAACAGATTCTGGAGGGTTGCCTGCGTGACGCGCCAGGCGACCGCGCAGCCTCCCTGGATCTCGTTCACACACTGCAGGCGCAAGGCCCGGGGCTCATCCGGTTGGGCCGCACCGCGGATGCGGAAACCTCGATCCGGCGCGCCTCTGTGGTGGCCCAGGGACTCCTGAATCAGGATCCGGCCAATTCGAAGCTCACCGAAGAGGTCGCACAGTGCCTGCGTCAGTTGGGCAATGCCGTGGCCGTCAGGGCTTCCATTCAGAACGACCGCCAACTGCATCTCGAGGCGCTGAAGATTTACCGGCAGGCGCTGGTCCTCCAGCAGAAGCTCACCGCGGCAGCTCCGGAGTCGCTGGGGCTCCGCATGCGGCTAGGCTCTTCCATGACCTATGTTGGCTATGCGCTGCAGGCATTAGCAGCCTCCTCGGGCGACCGTTCCCTGGCGGTCGAGGCGTTAGACCTGCAGCGCCGCAGCCTGGAGATCTTCCGCCAGGTGGCGGAATCCGCGCCAAAGGAGGCGGGCCTCCAGCGAAATCTGGGGGATGCCTGGAATAACTACGGTGCGGCCCAGTCGCTGAATCTGCAGTGGGAACCTGCCATCGACAGCCATCGGGCCGCGCTGCGCATTCACAGCGGGTTGGCGGCGGCGGATCCGCGCAACATCGAAGCGAAGCGCGACCTGGTGGAAACGCACCGGCTTCTCAGCAAAGCCCTGTGGGCCGGTGGGCACCGGGCAGAGGGCCGGGCCATGGGCGAACAGGCCCTCCGGGAATACCAGGTGCTGCAGGCGCTGGATCCGTCGGACGCCGAGAATCAGCGGTTGCTGAATGCCGCCATGAACGAACTGCAGCCGATGAGGCAATAG
- a CDS encoding ECF-type sigma factor, whose product MSEADRSDIQPGKLTEWLERWQENGKPDAADVTAVVYTELRRLAARFLASERPNHTLQATALVHEVYLQLCRTPQYEWKNRAQFIAVAAQMMRRILVDHARKFRAAKRGFGKVLPLDEAQNLMVAQDPDLVVLDEALDRLAAEYPRQAQVVELRFFGGLNNEEAVEVLRAGGTDVSLRTVERDWRFARAWLEQAMGAG is encoded by the coding sequence TTGTCGGAAGCAGATCGATCGGACATTCAGCCAGGCAAACTCACCGAATGGCTGGAACGTTGGCAGGAGAACGGCAAGCCCGATGCGGCGGACGTGACGGCGGTAGTGTACACCGAGTTACGGCGCCTCGCTGCCCGGTTCCTTGCCTCCGAGCGCCCCAATCACACCCTCCAGGCGACAGCCCTCGTTCACGAAGTCTATTTGCAGTTGTGCCGCACGCCACAGTATGAGTGGAAGAACCGCGCCCAGTTCATCGCCGTGGCCGCACAGATGATGCGCCGGATCCTGGTCGACCATGCCCGGAAATTCCGCGCCGCGAAGCGTGGCTTCGGCAAGGTCCTGCCCCTCGACGAAGCGCAGAACCTCATGGTGGCGCAGGACCCTGATTTGGTCGTCCTGGACGAGGCACTCGATCGCCTGGCCGCTGAGTACCCACGCCAGGCGCAGGTGGTGGAATTGCGTTTCTTCGGTGGCCTCAACAACGAGGAAGCCGTGGAGGTGCTCCGCGCCGGCGGTACCGACGTCTCGCTCCGCACAGTGGAGCGCGACTGGCGCTTCGCCAGGGCCTGGCTGGAACAGGCCATGGGGGCCGGTTAG